A window of the Cicer arietinum cultivar CDC Frontier isolate Library 1 chromosome 6, Cicar.CDCFrontier_v2.0, whole genome shotgun sequence genome harbors these coding sequences:
- the LOC101503545 gene encoding uncharacterized protein, translated as MSKPSNAPPPPRLYKQQSWSPDMLREEAWQRRKKNHISRSRSGNNLRRLSKSLSEDDLQELNACFELGFGFDSPEIDPKLSNTIPALELYHAVNKQYNNHSLSRSSSSSSIVSDNDIANTTAIFNPADDLTAKKTRLKQWAKVVACAVRQSSPTPGSG; from the exons ATGTCAAAGCCGTCCAACGCGCCGCCACCGCCGCGGCTCTACAAACAACAGTCGTGGTCACCGGACATGCTCCGAGAAGAGGCGTGGCAGAGACGAAAGAAGAATCACATCAGCCGCAGTCGCAGCGGCAACAATCTCCGTCGGCTTAGTAAGAGTTTATCGGAAGATGACTTACAGGAACTCAATGCTTGTTTCGAACTCGGGTTCGGGTTTGATTCACCCGAAATTGACCCGAAACTATCCAATACTATACCTGCTTTGGAATTGTACCATGCTGTTAATAAACAGTACAATAATCATAGCTTGTCTCGATCCTCTTCTTCATCTTCCATTGTCTCTGATAATGACATTGCAAATACCACCGCTATTTTTAATCCAG CTGATGATTTAACGGCGAAGAAGACTCGGTTGAAACAATGGGCGAAGGTGGTTGCTTGTGCGGTGCGGCAATCTTCTCCAACACCGGGCTcaggttaa